A window of Argopecten irradians isolate NY chromosome 14, Ai_NY, whole genome shotgun sequence contains these coding sequences:
- the LOC138307437 gene encoding uncharacterized protein, with protein MSSKARKQSTAKSVPEQCDEWLTTRNKRKATPLQRPIKKHKAYSAPLKETTRENQLFLLTQNSPPPPQLKTCTKQSDITSFFMSPNLTGPPDKDKFPVRSLFEDETSNDVVCFSDDSEYDNQKENHSFEYDESVRFHIDKGDYSSKKCVKDRKIDDITCLSTEKKHNFTEQSFKLKSNTSRDLINKENIVRRSPINSNRVQISTRLMEDINLELEEQEGSSSNKIERNTHEVIVQDNKRSEVKQKLTCDRFTCQVCSDDESESLDFSCGHHHRFGKESYQSGSSQLINSEEADQELDNFSLSFNTQYNT; from the exons ATGAGTTCCAAAGCAAGAAAACAAAGTACGGCTAAAAGTGTCCCAGAACAGTGTGATGAATGGCTCACAACCAGGAACAAAAGGAAG GCAACTCCATTGCAAAGACCCATTAAAAAGCACAAGGCCTATTCAGCTCCACTGAAGGAGACGACAAGAGAAAACCAACTGTTCTTACTGACCCAGAACTCTCCTCCTCCGCCTCAACTCAAAACCTGTACAAAGCAGAGTGATATCACGTCCTTCTTCATGTCACCCAATCTGACAG GTCCCCCTGATAAGGACAAATTCCCAGTGCGATCACTTTTTGAAGACGAGACATCCAATGATGTAGTCTGTTTTTCTGATGATTCAGAATACGACAACCAAAAAGAGAACCATTCGTTTGAGTACGACGAGTCCGTCAGGTTCCACATAGATAAGGGAGATTACTCTTCAAAGAAATGTGTCAAAGACAGAAAAATTGATGATATTACATGCTTATCAACTGAAAAGAAACACAACTTCACAGAACAgagttttaaattaaaaagtaaTACATCAAGAGATTTGattaacaaagaaaatattgtgaGAAGGTCTCCCATAAACTCCAATCGTGTTCAGATTTCTACTAGACTTATGGAGGACATTAACCTGGAATTGGAAGAGCAAGAAGGCAGCTCATCcaacaaaattgaaagaaaCACTCATGAAGTAATAGTACAAGACAATAAAAGATCTGAAGTCAAACAAAAATTAACTTGTGATAGATTTACGTGTCAAGTTTGCAGTGATGATGAATCGGAGAGTCTGGACTTTTCTTGTGGTCATCACCACCGTTTTGGAAAGGAGAGTTACCAATCAGGTAGCTCACAGCTTATTAACTCGGAGGAAGCCGATCAAGAGCTGGACAATTTCTCTTTGTCATTCAATACACAGTATAATACATGA